In a genomic window of Corynebacterium lizhenjunii:
- a CDS encoding DEAD/DEAH box helicase family protein, whose product MTTPTTPSGAPLGARSNFSFLHYVWPVALRECVQAERGVDAAPVVSCILARKVLERVVHHIWAFRELGQSQGEPLAGLMADRDFQATVADRNILNKMHIVRKRGNDAAHATELEGGREVLGPKTARQVVMHLYDVLVWAVAKHSANPHLAPGPNQAFRQELLGAGGAGGTGNPGQSQTEIAQHVRELKRQQEQLKAQRLMLDDAQQRAKDEREQHLREVAAFEEQRRRVEQEQAGRLADAEARAEEERQAREELNAQLAKLQEQLAKEQAKKAVDAGQPTAPLAISEEETRRQLIDPLLADAGFVGDGISRELELRGMPSASGVGYADYVLWDDDRRPLAVIEAKKALESMAAGAQQVKLYADCMEKQFGQRPIMFVTNGYHIDLIDDAAHLPRSGAGYPAREVEGFPTARQLRRMIRRRSQRADLTTTQVDADIAGGHGRDYQRAAIQAVAESLQDKRHRQALLVMATGTGKTRVAVATAKLLREAGWVGKVLFLADRTALVKQAHRAFVNLYPQAAPVNVLESPTQVGDVYVSTYNTMMNLIGDDGTSPATFRPFDFDLIIVDEAHRSVYNRFGRILDYFDAYVVGLTATPKSDIEHDTYALFGLDDKTPTFAYEFPQAVDEGHLVPYKTVLQGTKFLDQGMHYAQLTPEEQLEWDAAEWGTDEDGQRLDPPGDVSSADINRVLYNRDTIRHVLKTVVERGIRVGGDQLGKTIIFARSQRHAELIKEVFDAGFPEYSLEGASVITNRTKYAQSALDEFARPDGPVNIAISVDMLDTGVDVPEVVNLVFFKPVYSRTKYWQMVGRGTRLRPDLFGPGMDKEHFLIFDFCGNVQRFGTPQEEETLVRRPRSLSEKLFVARVELLAQLAAGQEGSALRTQLADALHSATAAVPPGHIMVRPEDKETLLRYGHRQAWEQLTAEDVAKLEGHVAHLPLGTMKESESAKRFDLLIVQLQLGVCAWPDVSADVPLLRERVVKIADDLLAVSDNLPVVAERRSFLERVLKPEWWEEVTVDELEAVRKGMRDLVQFIPKGSRNVVILDIADEAGEVVVDEAPSLAGAGSGSYPSLVERRLRELLAKHEDDIALQKLRRARELTNDDIAALEAMVAEAGNGEPGYAEGVDKLRASMGDVTIPAFIRRLVGLDKDAMKEKFQDLLENNNFNAVQIRFLNLLVDGLAQNGGLKFNEIFERPYDVEGNVIDIFKGSLDVVTDIRKRLEDIDNTA is encoded by the coding sequence ATGACTACCCCTACTACCCCATCGGGTGCGCCGTTAGGAGCACGTAGCAATTTCTCCTTCTTGCATTATGTCTGGCCGGTGGCGCTGCGGGAATGTGTGCAGGCGGAGCGGGGTGTGGACGCGGCGCCGGTGGTGTCCTGCATCTTGGCGCGCAAGGTGTTGGAGCGGGTGGTTCACCACATTTGGGCGTTCCGGGAATTGGGGCAGTCGCAGGGCGAGCCGCTGGCTGGCCTCATGGCAGATCGCGACTTTCAGGCCACGGTGGCTGATCGGAACATTCTGAATAAGATGCACATTGTCCGTAAACGTGGCAATGATGCTGCACATGCCACTGAGCTGGAGGGGGGTCGCGAGGTTCTGGGGCCCAAGACTGCCCGCCAGGTAGTGATGCACCTGTATGACGTGCTGGTGTGGGCAGTGGCAAAGCACTCCGCGAACCCTCACCTGGCGCCGGGACCGAACCAGGCCTTCCGGCAGGAGTTGCTGGGAGCAGGCGGTGCGGGGGGCACGGGCAATCCGGGGCAAAGCCAGACCGAGATTGCGCAGCATGTGCGGGAGCTTAAGCGGCAGCAAGAGCAGCTCAAGGCGCAGCGGCTCATGCTGGACGATGCCCAGCAGAGGGCGAAGGATGAGCGCGAGCAACACCTGCGGGAGGTTGCGGCGTTTGAAGAGCAGCGGCGGCGTGTGGAGCAAGAGCAGGCGGGCCGGCTGGCGGATGCCGAAGCACGGGCCGAGGAAGAGCGTCAAGCCCGGGAGGAGCTGAATGCGCAGCTGGCTAAACTGCAAGAACAGCTGGCAAAAGAGCAGGCCAAGAAGGCGGTCGATGCAGGTCAGCCGACTGCGCCGCTGGCGATCAGCGAGGAGGAAACCCGCAGGCAGCTAATTGATCCGCTGTTGGCGGACGCCGGATTTGTGGGGGACGGAATTAGCCGCGAGCTGGAGCTGCGGGGAATGCCCAGTGCGTCCGGTGTGGGCTATGCGGATTATGTGCTGTGGGATGATGACCGCCGACCATTGGCGGTGATTGAGGCGAAGAAGGCCTTGGAGTCCATGGCGGCGGGCGCGCAGCAGGTAAAGCTGTACGCAGACTGCATGGAAAAACAGTTTGGGCAGCGGCCAATCATGTTTGTGACTAACGGCTACCACATAGACCTTATTGATGATGCCGCACATTTGCCGCGCTCCGGTGCAGGGTACCCGGCCCGGGAGGTAGAGGGCTTCCCCACTGCGCGCCAGCTGCGGCGAATGATTCGCCGTAGGAGCCAGCGGGCAGATTTGACCACCACCCAAGTAGACGCGGACATTGCGGGTGGGCACGGGCGCGACTACCAGCGGGCGGCTATCCAGGCGGTAGCGGAGTCGCTACAGGACAAGCGCCACAGGCAAGCATTGCTGGTTATGGCCACCGGAACAGGCAAAACGCGCGTGGCGGTGGCCACGGCTAAGCTGCTGCGGGAGGCCGGCTGGGTGGGCAAAGTGCTCTTCCTGGCAGACCGCACAGCGCTGGTAAAGCAGGCCCACCGCGCGTTTGTGAACCTCTACCCGCAAGCGGCGCCGGTGAACGTGCTGGAGAGCCCCACGCAGGTGGGTGATGTGTATGTGAGCACCTACAACACCATGATGAACCTGATTGGGGACGACGGCACTTCCCCGGCCACGTTTAGACCTTTTGACTTTGATCTGATCATTGTGGATGAGGCCCACCGTTCGGTCTACAACCGCTTTGGGCGGATTCTGGACTATTTTGACGCCTACGTGGTGGGCCTGACGGCAACGCCGAAGTCCGACATTGAACATGACACCTATGCGCTTTTTGGCCTAGATGATAAGACCCCGACGTTTGCCTACGAGTTCCCGCAAGCTGTGGACGAAGGCCACCTGGTGCCATATAAGACGGTTCTGCAGGGCACGAAGTTCTTGGACCAGGGCATGCACTACGCACAGCTCACGCCCGAAGAGCAGCTGGAATGGGATGCCGCCGAGTGGGGCACCGACGAAGACGGCCAGCGCCTGGACCCGCCGGGGGATGTCAGCTCTGCGGACATCAATCGCGTGCTCTACAACCGGGACACCATCCGGCACGTGTTGAAAACGGTGGTGGAGCGCGGCATTCGCGTTGGCGGCGACCAGCTGGGCAAGACCATTATTTTTGCCCGCAGCCAGCGCCATGCGGAGTTGATCAAGGAGGTCTTCGACGCCGGATTCCCGGAGTATTCCCTGGAAGGCGCGTCCGTGATTACAAACCGCACCAAGTACGCACAGTCAGCGTTGGATGAGTTCGCGCGGCCCGACGGCCCGGTAAATATCGCCATCTCAGTGGACATGCTGGACACCGGCGTGGACGTCCCAGAGGTGGTTAACCTGGTCTTTTTCAAGCCGGTTTACTCCCGGACCAAGTACTGGCAGATGGTGGGCCGTGGCACGCGCTTGCGCCCGGATTTGTTTGGGCCGGGCATGGATAAGGAACACTTCCTGATTTTTGACTTCTGCGGTAACGTGCAGCGCTTTGGCACCCCGCAGGAGGAGGAAACCCTGGTCCGTCGGCCGCGCTCGCTGTCGGAGAAACTCTTTGTCGCCCGCGTGGAGCTATTGGCGCAGCTTGCGGCTGGGCAGGAAGGCTCGGCGTTGCGTACACAGCTTGCCGATGCCCTCCATTCCGCCACCGCCGCAGTTCCCCCAGGTCACATCATGGTGCGCCCGGAAGATAAGGAAACCTTGCTGCGGTATGGGCATCGGCAAGCATGGGAGCAATTGACGGCCGAGGATGTAGCAAAACTTGAGGGGCATGTGGCGCACCTGCCGCTGGGCACCATGAAGGAATCAGAGTCCGCTAAGCGCTTTGACCTGCTGATTGTGCAATTGCAGTTAGGGGTGTGTGCCTGGCCGGATGTCTCTGCGGATGTGCCGCTGCTGCGCGAGCGAGTGGTCAAGATTGCCGATGACCTGCTGGCGGTCAGCGATAACCTGCCGGTGGTGGCCGAACGCCGCAGCTTCCTGGAGCGAGTGCTGAAGCCTGAGTGGTGGGAAGAAGTCACCGTAGATGAGCTGGAGGCGGTGCGCAAGGGCATGCGGGATTTGGTCCAGTTTATTCCCAAGGGCAGCCGCAACGTGGTGATTTTGGATATTGCTGACGAAGCCGGCGAGGTGGTTGTGGATGAAGCTCCCTCGCTGGCCGGCGCGGGCAGTGGCTCCTACCCTTCTCTGGTGGAACGGCGGCTGCGTGAGCTGTTGGCGAAGCACGAGGATGACATTGCCCTGCAAAAGCTGCGCCGAGCGCGTGAGCTGACAAACGACGACATCGCGGCGCTGGAGGCCATGGTGGCTGAGGCTGGCAATGGGGAGCCGGGCTATGCGGAGGGGGTGGACAAGCTACGCGCCAGCATGGGCGATGTCACCATCCCCGCGTTCATCCGCCGGTTGGTGGGCCTGGATAAAGACGCTATGAAGGAGAAATTCCAGGACCTATTGGAGAATAACAACTTCAATGCGGTGCAGATTCGCTTCCTTAATCTGCTGGTAGATGGCCTAGCGCAAAATGGTGGCCTGAAATTCAACGAGATTTTTGAGCGCCCGTACGACGTAGAGGGTAACGTCATCGATATCTTCAAGGGCAGCCTGGACGTAGTAACTGACATCCGCAAACGCCTTGAGGATATAGACAACACTGCCTAG
- a CDS encoding type II toxin-antitoxin system VapC family toxin, producing the protein MPSGTGGKLPLIVLDTNVWVWYLTDVDPAVTRCIGTLIRGHGCDHLIVVPLVVLVETVGVVRGRASRPAEQRQRSEEALRFFRSQPLIFVDLNQRTAFRAAELCGEHLLKGADAAILASAELMGAQVLYTYDKGLIKVGRALKGLDVRRPTELELIE; encoded by the coding sequence ATGCCTAGCGGGACGGGAGGGAAGCTGCCGCTTATTGTGCTCGATACCAACGTTTGGGTTTGGTACTTGACAGACGTGGACCCGGCGGTAACTCGATGCATAGGAACGCTGATTAGGGGGCATGGATGTGATCACCTGATTGTCGTTCCGCTAGTGGTCCTTGTTGAGACCGTAGGCGTTGTAAGAGGAAGGGCGAGCCGTCCAGCGGAACAGCGACAGCGGTCCGAGGAGGCGCTTCGATTTTTCCGGAGCCAGCCTTTAATCTTCGTAGATCTGAATCAACGAACAGCGTTTCGGGCCGCAGAATTGTGCGGTGAGCACCTGCTGAAGGGGGCGGATGCGGCAATCCTAGCGTCTGCAGAGTTAATGGGGGCTCAGGTCCTATATACGTACGATAAGGGCTTAATAAAGGTTGGCCGTGCGCTAAAGGGGTTGGACGTTCGCCGGCCTACGGAGTTGGAGCTTATTGAATAG